The genomic stretch TCAACTTTTCCAATATTATGATTCATTGacaataaatcaacaacaagaatttaTAGATCAATTGTCAACTATTGAAGAACCAgctaaattgatttctaCTGTGGAACAAGCGATTCAATTTTCTCAAACCAATTCTACATCAAGAAATTTCACTCAATTACCTAATGAACAAACAGCATCAACTTTAGATTTATCAAAAGACATTTTACAAAATTGGACCGAATTAGGTTTAAAAGCCATTGGTAATGGAGAAGTTGCCGTTTTATTGATGGCAGGAGGTCAAGGAACTAGATTAGGTTCAAGTGCTCCCAAAGGTTGttttaatattgaattacCATCacaaaaatcattatttcaaattcaagctgaaaaaattttgaaaattgaacaattagctcaacaatatttgaaatcgACTGAAAAaccaattattaattggtATATTATGACTAGTGGTCCTACTAGAAATGCTACTGAatcatttttcattgaaaataattattttggTTTAAATTCTCATCAagtgatttttttcaatcaaggAACGTTGCCATGTTTTAATTTACAAGGCAATAAAATCTTATTAGaactgaaaaattcaatttgtcaATCACCCGATGGTAATGGTGGATTATATAAGGCATTAAAAGATAATGGAATACTAgatgatttgaattctAAGGGCATCAAACATATTCATATGTATTgtgttgataattgtttAGTTAAAGTTGCTGATCCAATTTTCATTGGATTTGCCATTgccaaaaaatttgatttggcAACAAAAGTGGTTAGAAAAAGAGACGCTAATGAAAGTGTTGgattaattgttttagATCAAGATAATCAAAAACCTTGTGTTATTGAATATAGTGAAATTTCTCAAGAATTGGCTAACAAAAAAGACCCTCAAGATTCttctaaattatttttaagaGCTGCTAATATTGttaatcattattattcagtggaatttttaaataaaatgattCCTAAATGGATTTCATctcaaaaatatttaccaTTCCATATagctaaaaagaaaatcccaagtttgaatttagaaaatGGAGAATTTTATAAACCAACTGAACCAAATGGTATTAAATTAGAACAATTCATTTTCGATGTTTTCCCATCAGTcgaattaaataaatttggttGTTTAGAAGTCGATCGTTTAGATGAATTTTCTCCATTGAAAAACGCCGATGGTGCTAAAAATGATACTCCAACAACTTGTAGAAATCATTACCTTGAAAGAAGTTCCAAATGGGTTATTCAAAATGGTGGAGTTATCGATAATCAAGGATTAGTTGAAGTTGATAGTAAAACTAGTTATGGTGGTGAAGGTTTAGAATTTGTTAATGGTAaacatttcaaaaatggCGATATTATTTAATGTAAACTTTTTTAGTTACTAAAGtcataatataatataatataatataatataatgtGCGCTATGctatttattatatagAGATTATAGAGAGAAATGGAATACATATTACTAGCTTGGTGGGGGGAggtgtttcaatttttaatcaattgttcaactctaaatttttcatatatCTTTTCAACAGTAACATCTTtaaattcttgtaaatgagtttcaaatattatatttttcaatattttaaaatcacaaatatttttatcttCAATTTGGATACTTCCCCATTTAGTATTTCTAACAATCTCATTTTGTGGGTCaccaacaattgaattcgATCCAATAATAGCAAAtggaattgatttattcaattcacTAAGATAATTATATTCTTTAGCTGATAAAGTCatatattcttcaatatcacCATCTCGTTTATAATGATGATCAGCATTAGCATCAGCACCAGCATCAGCACCAGCATCATCATTCAGTTTAGAtaagaaattgaatatttgaatCTTATTTTCCAGTATATCTCTATTGATGGCATGTTTACATTGaattaattcaatatcaGTTAATCCATCTCGTTTAGCAATTATtggtaataaattgattcgATGACATATCTTTGTCATCAtagaaatatcaaattttgataatctaTGGTTAGTGTTAGTAATTCAATCACCTAATAAGTATCACACTTTGACAtattagtttttgttttactCACCCTTTAACATTGGcattaataaaatataatccAAGATGAAGTCTATTATCTTGTAAATTTGGATTTCgacaaattttcaattcttcatgTAAAATTGCTCGatgtttattttcaataaatgataataaagtATCACCATGAGAATCATTATGAACattaaatccaaaattATTAGTAACTGAGATTTTAAGTTTAATTGGTATTGATCTTGGACAACATTCTATATAATTTATCACCAACCTGACCAAACCAAATTGGACAAGAAGGAGGAActgttaataaattcattctttttgtttgataaacaaaatgacaaaaaaaaaaaaaaacaaacacaTACCAAATGAAttggtttcaattgaaaattcattattattagaagaGTTTTCAGAAAATTCACTATTGCTTGTGCCTGCTATGCTTGAATGTGATGTATTTGGAATTGGTTGgttgatttgataatatggttgattaattaatgtATTGATAAATGTTTTCTTTCCCAAGTCGTTTACTCCTACAACTAAcaagttgaaattgattcctttcttcaatttcttcttatGTCTAATCTGTTCAGCAGTATAAATCATGTGGTTGGAATCAAGAGTAGTTGATGGAGAAGTGGGATTAACAGTTGACAgttctctttttttgtttgtttgtttggttttgttttgtttggtttGCAACCACTTTTGGTTGTAAGTAAATGAAAAGCAAACCAGGAATCTGCTTACTATATAAACTGACCTACGATTATTGCTTGTCATagataatgaatttgtttataataACTCTTATTCTATGAACACCTATCACACACCAAGATAAACTATGCAATTAgtttattcatttgttCAACAGTATAATCCAAAACATATGTCTGTTCCACCATTTCCTCAATTCTATTATAATGACGTTCATTATAAGGTATAATGCTCTCCataatcttcatcaaaCCTGGAACTTCAGTTAATTTATCCACAGCAAAATTGTTCAACACCACATTCAATAACTTTTGACTGATTtcaaagaatttgaaattgacaTTCCAATCACGGATTTTCTTAAACAATTTAACCAATTGTCCATCATCCAATAAACTTATAGTATTCTCTAAGCTAAATGACCCAATTATAGAatctttatcatcatttgtttcaataCTAGATTTGATCACATTATATAATCTCATTGAATGATCCAAAGTCAATGCCAATAAAAAGGCATTACTCCaatctttatttttgatataGTTACTCAAACTTTGTTCTTGctctattttttctttagcTTGTAATTCTTTAAATTTGACCTCTTCTTCAGTATTATCTGTCCAAAAGCTTAATTTCCCATCGGCATCAGCAGTAGTGAAATATTCTccatcatttttcaaatccatGGCCCAAATTCTTTGATCATGATTATCCAaagatttaataatttctcCTTGTTTATAATCCCAAAGTTTAATCAATCCATCAGCACCAcatgataataattgagGATGTTCtctattgaaaaatttcactCTTTGAACCGAATTAGTATGTCCTTCTAATGTTTTCTTACATGAAAAATCCAATAATGACCAAActttaattgttttatcTCCACTTCCAGTGActatcaatttatcaaatttataaaaatttatatcCCATAATCCACGTTTATGACCTTTTAAAACCCCAATAGTTTCTCCACTATCAGTTTGCCATACTTTCCCCAACTTATCATACGAAGCAGTAGCAAAATATTCATCATTAGGTGAAACATCAATGGAATTAATATCTTTATCATGAGCTCTTCTAGTGTATTCTGAAGTTTTCACTATGGAATTCGGTGTATTTGGtattttccattttttaaTCGTTAAATCAGTCGATCCAGTGACTAAAAATTTGGGTTCATTTTGTGATTTAGATAAACTAATGGCAGTGATAGCGCCAGCATGACCTTGGAATCTAGCAAATGGTTCAAAATCTTGTAATTCACCATTCCAACGCCATAATCTAGCTTCATTATCTTTAGAAGCAGTGGCTATCCATTTACCATCAGTAGATACATCAACAGCATTAAGAATATCTGTATGTCCCTCATACACTCTCAATTCCAATGGTTtctcaatatcaacaattctCAATGCTGGAGAATTTGTTGCCATTGCTAAGAGATTGAATTCAGGACCAACATATTTAATGTCAGCGATAATACCTTGATTTCCGGCAATTCTTTTCACAATGGggaattcaacaatttcatcacCTTGACCATGACCATGACCATGACCTGGTGttaattcttgtaaatCTAGTTCAATCAAAGTTTGATCACTAATCactaaatataaattattattatacaatTTTATGAcatcaataattaataattcttcattgGTCTTTAATGGGATAGGTGATCTACCTATCATTTCTCCTGATTTGATATCccatattttcaaaacattTTCCAGTCCACCAgtataaaaatattgtctatcatcaattaaactAACAAACCCTGCTGcttcaatttgttcatttattggaaatgtatttattgttttgaaattcttGGTGTTGTAAATAATCACCACATTGTCTCTACCACCCGATATGAATAAATCACCATCTTGATCAAATCCAACTCCTCTAACGGCCGTATTGTGATCTTTTAAAGTATGAATACATCTTCTTTTCACCAAATCCCAAATTTTAACTGTACCCATCGTATCACCACTAGCTAATCTCCAATCTTGAGAATTCAATTCACCATGGAAAGTTAATGAACAAATTGTTGTCCCATGACCTTTCAATGAATGAGTAACATAaccattttcaatatcccATACAGTGATAACCCCATCAGAACCACCAAAGGCAAATAAACTAGATGTAGAATCAACACTAGAAATGTATACTGGTGATGgtaatttaaaatttttaattactGAGCCTTTGTTGAGATCAAAAATTCTTAATAATTGAGATTGTGATATCATCGCTAAATAGGACCCATCAGGGGTGATTGTTAAATTAGTGATAACTTCTCCATCACCAGGAATTTTGTATATTATTTCATTGGTGTCTAAATTGGTAATTATAACATCTTCATTTAATGGAGTggctaataataattcaccGTTGGAAGTAGAAATACTGGCACTTGTCCCACCAACATAAATTGGTTCAATGTCAGTATGTGCATATGTTGTTTTTAGAACATCCATGGTATGATATTAAGAATATAATCTGTATAGTAAAGAGTTCTATAAAGTTTTTATTGTATTATATATTCCCCTTTTCTTTGaagagttttttttttttttttcattttttttttcgctTCGTTTTGCTTTGCTTTGCTTTGctttgatgatgatgagcATCGCGAGAAGGCGATATCATTGCTACCAAATGCGTATATAAACTCCTATTCTAAATCCATTCCATTCCTAATGATTTTGCAGTGTTTTGCATATACATTTCAATATAATCTTCTAATCCCTTACCTTTACCACCAAATCTATCACCAGATAATATTTGTCTTAATCTAACAATATAAAACATGAATCCTGACAACAATAATGTGATTTTTATTCTAACAAGATCCCaataatttccaaatttcaaatcctTCTCTTGTAATAATGCATTAATCAGCTCTTtggttaataaattaattctATTTACTGGACTTCCAAAACTTTGGTTTAAATTTTGTATCATTCTCATTGTTCTTGATAAAAATGGGAGTTCACCAggaaatttcttttgatcACCTATAAAATCTCGGAATAAATCAGATATATTACgattatcttcatcttcatttttatttgcaTTTGCATTTGCATTTGCATTGCTTTGTACTTCAGGACTAAGTAATACGGGTCGTAATTGCACCACTGTagcaaataaatcaatagaAGATATCCCCCATTCTCTAccaatttgttcaatacCTTTAGTATTCAACAGAAACAAATAGCGCCAAAGATTACAATATTGTAACCTAAATGAATCCGATAACGTAATGTACAATCCATGATCGATTAAAAccaattgttgtttattcTTGGAATCAAATCGAACCAATAAATTTCCTGGATGAGGATCAGAATGGATAAAACCATATTCAAAAATCTGTCTaccaaataattttatatACTGTTTCATAATTAAAGTTAAATCATAGTTTTGATCCAATaatgtttgtttattagtTAATGGAATTCCATTTATCCATTCGGCAGTAAGCACCTGTTTAGTTGTTAAATGAGGATAATTTTTAGGAAGTTTTATATTATCATATTTCAAACTTGAATCTTtatcaatgaattttttcaatttttcagaATTTTGCATTTCATGAACAAAATCAGTttctttaatcaattgttcagATATATATTTCGTAAACATACTCAAAGGAATATCAAACACTTTTTCATATACTTTGGAAATAAATcgataaatcattaaatcaacaaccacTTGTTTCTCAATATAACCATGTTGAACTTTTATGGCAACTTCTTctccatttttcaatttcccATAATGAACTTGAGCAATCGATGCACTGGCAATAGGTTCATGATTAATGGTTTCAAATAATCgaatttgataatcatCACCCAAATTTTCCTTTAAAATCCGATCAATGTCTTGCCAACTTTGTACTGGGGCTTGATCATACAATTGTGggaatttcttttgataaGCAAGTGGGAAAAGATTCCCTTGATTGGCAATTGCTTGTCCTAATTTAATATATAACCCTTTGTTGGTAGTTAATAAatgtaataatttatcagaAGCAATTTCATGCAAATCATCAATGTTTTGGtaagaattggaattgaacCCATATGCATAGGCTATCCATAATAATACATATACTGCTCTTACTGAACGTGTCATTAATgatgaataataatggttGTCAATATAGTAAGCCGTTCCCAACCCTGTAGCAACAATGGCTACACCATACACCAATGGTCGGAATTTACCTTGCGGTTTGAGTTTGAATTTGAGTTTGGGTTTAGGTTTAGGTTTAGGTTTAGGTCTGGGGTTAATGGGTTTGAAACTAGTGATTGGTATTTTAGTATTCATATAACGATGGaaatatattgatttgaCCAGTTTCTTTGGCCGATTCatataaatcaatgatTGTCTAAACATATGGTGTGAATTTAATGTGAAGTGTATAAGCTATCTTCTTCCAACCCCACCCTATCCCATCAACAGCAATTAAAGTTGTGTGGTGGAGGAGgtggaggaggaggagtgagttgagaaaaaaagtataaagtaaatatcaataaaaaaaaagtcacGTGTTACATAAGTACAACATGAATTCCATGATGACAACAAATGCCTAATATATTAGTTTCATATGACGTGTATCTTGATTTGGTTACTGCAAATGATGTTGGCCGCTGGAGATTTAGATGtgtattttattttgatgatAACCACGCCAGGAGTAACAAGCTAACCAATTTTTCGAGATACATAGAATGAGTCTGGGGAAGATGACAAGTTTACGAGATAACCCATTAACCCATTAAATTATACTCTTATTGTGTTTATAATTGTCAAGTCTTATATAGTATTATCAACTGATTctgtttaattttattggtGGATTATTCCGTTAATCGGATCACCCTTTGTTTTAAGGCGTACTATACCacaaaaatttgtttcGGATTTATCGATTTTCGTAAAAAAAGTAagcaaacaaacaaacaatgcATAGTTaaacaaactaaaaaagACAAgacataataataatcaccACCATGGACAATTAGcatttgaatcaataaataaatatttcatGATGATACAAATTGGACTGATTTAGTTTGTTTAGAAGTAAATAGATATGGACACATCATGATCAAACCAATATTGggaaccaaaaaaataagaagAGTAATATGTATCATCATCGGTTTATTTTGTATACTACTATTGATAGGCATATTCAAACACAATTCCACTAATTCAGTCAACAATGAAGCTTCAAATTTTACGGTTGACTTTGAAGAGCCACTGTATACTTTCCCTAAGACGGTGCtatttgaaaacaacaacaatttggatgatttattattagcaaagaagaataattGGAAGTTTCAATCCAATGTATACAACCAATTGTTTATGGATCATTCAATTGAGTCGGTTTTATCACTATCATTTAATCAAAGATGTGAATTATTGATTCGTAACATAATATCTCAAAAAGTATCATGGATATTTGATCCATTAGAaacttttgaaatcaattatgAATCAGAAgattatattcaatttattcaacaagaaggaataaagttgaataaaaaatttgaaaagattaagaacaatttgaaatttaagacttcattgaataatttcataaaagatgaatataaaatcatcagatcaaaacaatatgaacaaaaaataattgatcaattgacaATTCTTCGAATCTTTAATAAATGTTTCATTAAGAATGGCTCAAAGGATCAAAATGATTTAGTTGATAGAATAAttcaagaacaacaaaaattagtTACCAAAGCTAATTCAGCTGCTAATGGACAActggaattggaattggaattgaaattgaaattgaaattaactgaaaatgaaaaaatggTACTGGAATTAGTAGAAGATTATGTTACTTTAGGAAAACGTGTTTATCCATGGATATCACAACGATTTCCATTTTATGAACGTTGGAATGGTGATTCATACTATTATCCACCCAATTATGAAGAGATTTTTAAAGATAAGAACGAACCCCTTAAAAGTGAACGTTCAACAGTTCGAGATCTGACATCATCACCactgatttttttgaatcaatttaaagATGCTTCTAATGGGAAAGGTATAGTTTTATCAATCACTGAAAAACATATTGATGACACAATTAATCTTATTCGATTGTTAAGAGCTTTGAATAACAAATTACCGAtccaaattatttattttaatgatatttCACAAAgttcaaaaacaaagataATAAAAGCAGCTAGAgaagaaatcaacaatttcccCAAATCATATGAAAAAGTATACCATGGTAAACAACCTAGTGTCccaccatcaccaccaccaccacaagaAGTTTGGTTTGTCAATATTTatgaatcaataaatcCGCAACATAGGAATTTATTTgcaaaatttgattttaaattattagcttcacttttcaattcatttaatgaGTTTATGTTGATTGATGCCGATACAATCTTGATGAAATCACCAgaatttttcttcaatcaTCAATCATATCAACAAACTGGagcattttttttcaaagatcGGTCACCATTACTTAAACGTCCAATAACCGATGGAGAATTTCTTATCAAAATGGGACCATCATCAATCGATTCAATTATGTTTGATATCCCAATGATGACACAATATACAACCCATAGAGAGTTGTTTAAAGGGTTACGTCTATATATGGAATCAGGATTAGTTATGATAGATAAACAACGACGACGtcatttcaattcaattttaatgatgaatcaacttaaattcattcatccaatttccaattcaatGTGGGGGGATAAAGAATTGTTTTGGTTAGGATTTGCCATCAATGGTGatgaaaattataaatttaataatcatTTTGCTGCAGCAATTGGTCAATTAActtcaaatcaatataataaagACAGAAGAACCCCATTAAAATCTAAAGAAATATGTTCTTCACATCCGGGTCATATaagtgatgaagatgatcGAAGTTTATTATGGTTTAATTCAGGATTTAGGTTTTGTCATGAAGCAAACaatattgattatcaaGAAGAGACTAAAAATAATgtaatattgaaatttcttAATGGTCGTCATCCATTGGAATTTAAGAAATATTATTCTGATCCTTTACGAATTACTCATGCAATTGTACCACCTTTGAATaagaattttcaaaaaatgtATAATTATGATGAAGAACCTACTGATGGATGGACATCAGAACCAAATTGTAACAAATACATGTGGTGTGCATATTCAAGTATAGGTGGTCGAACCGGACCCGAAGAAACTAGTCATAAAGAGACACTAGATGGTTTATTGGTTGAGTATACCCCTGAAGAAATTGCATATTTCAATTACTTAGGAGATGTATGGGTtggaaaatattaataaagCCAACCAGATATAGAtttgtatatataaaagaaaaactttttcaacCTAATGGGGGGGGAAATCATCAATCTTTGTAGATTATGTAGATTTAATTAACC from Candida albicans SC5314 chromosome 5, complete sequence encodes the following:
- the UTP13 gene encoding Utp13p (Putative U3 snoRNA-associated protein; Hap43-induced; repressed in core stress response; physically interacts with TAP-tagged Nop1), producing the protein MDVLKTTYAHTDIEPIYVGGTSASISTSNGELLLATPLNEDVIITNLDTNEIIYKIPGDGEVITNLTITPDGSYLAMISQSQLLRIFDLNKGSVIKNFKLPSPVYISSVDSTSSLFAFGGSDGVITVWDIENGYVTHSLKGHGTTICSLTFHGELNSQDWRLASGDTMGTVKIWDLVKRRCIHTLKDHNTAVRGVGFDQDGDLFISGGRDNVVIIYNTKNFKTINTFPINEQIEAAGFVSLIDDRQYFYTGGSENVLKIWDIKSGEMIGRSPIPLKTNEELLIIDVIKLYNNNLYLVISDQTLIELDLQELTPGHGHGHGQGDEIVEFPIVKRIAGNQGIIADIKYVGPEFNLLAMATNSPALRIVDIEKPLELRVYEGHTDILNAVDVSTDGKWIATASKDNEARLWRWNGELQDFEPFARFQGHAGAITAISLSKSQNEPKFLVTGSTDLTIKKWKIPNTPNSIVKTSEYTRRAHDKDINSIDVSPNDEYFATASYDKLGKVWQTDSGETIGVLKGHKRGLWDINFYKFDKLIVTGSGDKTIKVWSLLDFSCKKTLEGHTNSVQRVKFFNREHPQLLSCGADGLIKLWDYKQGEIIKSLDNHDQRIWAMDLKNDGEYFTTADADGKLSFWTDNTEEEVKFKELQAKEKIEQEQSLSNYIKNKDWSNAFLLALTLDHSMRLYNVIKSSIETNDDKDSIIGSFSLENTISLLDDGQLVKLFKKIRDWNVNFKFFEISQKLLNVVLNNFAVDKLTEVPGLMKIMESIIPYNERHYNRIEEMVEQTYVLDYTVEQMNKLIA
- the MNN13 gene encoding Mnn13p (Predicted alpha-1,3-mannosyltransferase activity with a role in protein glycosylation; regulated by Sef1p-, Sfu1p-, and Hap43p), which gives rise to MIKPILGTKKIRRVICIIIGLFCILLLIGIFKHNSTNSVNNEASNFTVDFEEPSYTFPKTVLFENNNNLDDLLLAKKNNWKFQSNVYNQLFMDHSIESVLSLSFNQRCELLIRNIISQKVSWIFDPLETFEINYESEDYIQFIQQEGIKLNKKFEKIKNNLKFKTSLNNFIKDEYKIIRSKQYEQKIIDQLTILRIFNKCFIKNGSKDQNDLVDRIIQEQQKLVTKANSAANGQSELELELKLKLKLTENEKMVSELVEDYVTLGKRVYPWISQRFPFYERWNGDSYYYPPNYEEIFKDKNEPLKSERSTVRDSTSSPSIFLNQFKDASNGKGIVLSITEKHIDDTINLIRLLRALNNKLPIQIIYFNDISQSSKTKIIKAAREEINNFPKSYEKVYHGKQPSVPPSPPPPQEVWFVNIYESINPQHRNLFAKFDFKLLASLFNSFNEFMLIDADTILMKSPEFFFNHQSYQQTGAFFFKDRSPLLKRPITDGEFLIKMGPSSIDSIMFDIPMMTQYTTHRELFKGLRLYMESGLVMIDKQRRRHFNSILMMNQLKFIHPISNSMWGDKELFWLGFAINGDENYKFNNHFAAAIGQLTSNQYNKDRRTPLKSKEICSSHPGHISDEDDRSLLWFNSGFRFCHEANNIDYQEETKNNVILKFLNGRHPLEFKKYYSDPLRITHAIVPPLNKNFQKMYNYDEEPTDGWTSEPNCNKYMWCAYSSIGGRTGPEETSHKETLDGLLVEYTPEEIAYFNYLGDVWVGKY
- the SPR28 gene encoding Spr28p (Septin; similar to S. cerevisiae meiotic/sporulation septin; mutant has no obvious phenotype; two introns with noncanonical branch site and 5' splice site, respectively; splicing inhibited upon exposure to alpha-factor), giving the protein MTSNNRRSVYIVSRFSVCFSFTYNQKWLQTKQNKTKQTNKKRESSTVNPTSPSTTLDSNHMIYTAEQIRHKKKLKKGINFNLLVVGVNDLGKKTFINTLINQPYYQINQPIPNTSHSSIAGTSNSEFSENSSNNNEFSIETNSFECCPRSIPIKLKISVTNNFGFNVHNDSHGDTLLSFIENKHRAILHEELKICRNPNLQDNRLHLGLYFINANVKGLSKFDISMMTKICHRINLLPIIAKRDGLTDIELIQCKHAINRDISENKIQIFNFLSKSNDDAGADAGADANADHHYKRDGDIEEYMTLSAKEYNYLSELNKSIPFAIIGSNSIVGDPQNEIVRNTKWGSIQIEDKNICDFKILKNIIFETHLQEFKDVTVEKIYEKFRVEQLIKN
- a CDS encoding uncharacterized protein (Has domain(s) with predicted ATP binding, protein kinase activity and role in protein phosphorylation), translating into MFRQSLIYMNRPKKSVKSIYFHRYMNTKIPITSFKPINPRPKPKPKPKPKLKFKLKPQGKFRPLVYGVAIVATGLGTAYYIDNHYYSSLMTRSVRAVYVLLWIAYAYGFNSNSYQNIDDLHEIASDKLLHLLTTNKGLYIKLGQAIANQGNLFPLAYQKKFPQLYDQAPVQSWQDIDRILKENLGDDYQIRLFETINHEPIASASIAQVHYGKLKNGEEVAIKVQHGYIEKQVVVDLMIYRFISKVYEKVFDIPLSMFTKYISEQLIKETDFVHEMQNSEKLKKFIDKDSSLKYDNIKLPKNYPHLTTKQVLTAEWINGIPLTNKQTLLDQNYDLTLIMKQYIKLFGRQIFEYGFIHSDPHPGNLLVRFDSKNKQQLVLIDHGLYITLSDSFRLQYCNLWRYLFSLNTKGIEQIGREWGISSIDLFATVVQLRPVLLSPEVQSNANANANANKNEDEDNRNISDLFRDFIGDQKKFPGELPFLSRTMRMIQNLNQSFGSPVNRINLLTKESINALLQEKDLKFGNYWDLVRIKITLLLSGFMFYIVRLRQILSGDRFGGKGKGLEDYIEMYMQNTAKSLGMEWI
- the UAP1 gene encoding UDP-N-acetylglucosamine diphosphorylase (UDP-N-acetylglucosamine pyrophosphorylase, catalyzes biosynthesis of UDP-N-acetylglucosamine from UTP and N-acetylglucosamine 1-phosphate; functional homolog of S. cerevisiae Qri1p; alkaline upregulated) — translated: MTVKSQHPIIDSFKQANQDQLFQYYDSLTINQQQEFIDQLSTIEEPAKLISTVEQAIQFSQTNSTSRNFTQLPNEQTASTLDLSKDILQNWTELGLKAIGNGEVAVLLMAGGQGTRLGSSAPKGCFNIELPSQKSLFQIQAEKILKIEQLAQQYLKSTEKPIINWYIMTSGPTRNATESFFIENNYFGLNSHQVIFFNQGTLPCFNLQGNKILLESKNSICQSPDGNGGLYKALKDNGILDDLNSKGIKHIHMYCVDNCLVKVADPIFIGFAIAKKFDLATKVVRKRDANESVGLIVLDQDNQKPCVIEYSEISQELANKKDPQDSSKLFLRAANIVNHYYSVEFLNKMIPKWISSQKYLPFHIAKKKIPSLNLENGEFYKPTEPNGIKLEQFIFDVFPSVELNKFGCLEVDRLDEFSPLKNADGAKNDTPTTCRNHYLERSSKWVIQNGGVIDNQGLVEVDSKTSYGGEGLEFVNGKHFKNGDII